The following are encoded in a window of Spodoptera frugiperda isolate SF20-4 chromosome 3, AGI-APGP_CSIRO_Sfru_2.0, whole genome shotgun sequence genomic DNA:
- the LOC118274042 gene encoding uncharacterized protein LOC118274042 isoform X2, whose amino-acid sequence MMLVKAVLCLSSLHFFSVAAQEQCTDLRGRLISHGLHYVPGPDTCTLCVCDNGLPKVCKAVLCSPPQDCRSFRVGNTCCEFICLDDVVKPAEGAEANVRMAAGGAAAVVLLTVALVVYRVRKQKRRRPPHADDQRSLTSIGYISGSMGYMGGTCETALAAWKPPSNYLPRGEAPPPYDEAIAQCRPDNMRVSNETSYHRTYPATVETMSRPDDVSCAGHGYVNVPRPVTQIANTQNCYNAPLLQPVHQQDNREPAAMTHHPLAPNMVGFPSAIRLTGSLGAISNRGLLSVLQREPDHERPHNVPGFYTNTANVHTSLHRTIPRISTAVDATLLDTPISGFNRADRSLHNEIRRSFHKPSDNNRHNADTGRSMPRNLNLASANDITRNIEPVDVDTSQARLSGSTGWRGRTHSEEQNVGAERAADPAPPAPHAQHTQHTQHTQHTQHTQHSQHTQHSGHARGAHAPPAAAPAPPAPQPTLPLTVDKPSCVCSYEGSAPGAEDADDYRSECENCKSASSSRWVLEEGWEGGALCGGGTQTLQRRAPPAPAPPPATATLPQPVTKQPRTVMGPPSNWENWFNTIPDSDSESEEE is encoded by the exons atgaTGCTTGTCAAGGCTGTGCTGTGTTTATCGAGTTTACACTTcttca GTGTAGCGGCTCAGGAGCAATGTACAGATTTGCGCGGTCGGTTGATTTCCCACGGACTTCATTATGTGCCTGGCCCAGATACTTGTACTCTGTGCGTTTGTGACAATGGATTGCCCAAAGTGTGCAAGGCGGTCCTATGTTCACCGCCTCAG GATTGCCGATCTTTCCGCGTGGGCAACACATGTTGTGAGTTCATTTGTTTGGACGACGTCGTGAAGCCCGCGGAAGGGGCGGAGGCCAATGTCCGCATGGCGGCCGGGGGCGCAGCCGCCGTAGTCCTCCTGACGGTCGCGCTGGTCGTGTACCGCGTTAGGAAGCAGAAGCGACGCCGCCCACCTCATGCTGATGACCAGAGGAGCTTAACTAGCATTGG ATACATCAGTGGCAGTATGGGCTACATGGGCGGTACGTGTGAGACTGCGCTGGCCGCGTGGAAGCCGCCCAGTAACTATCTGCCTCGAGGAGAAGCGCCGCCACCCTATGACGAAGCCATCGCTCAATGTCGCCCTGATAACATGAG AGTATCGAACGAGACATCATACCACCGCACGTACCCTGCGACGGTGGAGACAATGTCTCGGCCGGACGACGTGTCGTGCGCCGGACACGGATACGTCAACGTACCGCGGCCCGTCACACAG ATCGCCAACACCCAGAACTGCTACAACGCGCCACTGCTGCAGCCAGTGCACCAGCAGGACAACCGCGAGCCTGCCGCCATGACTCACCATCCTCTCGCACCTAACA TGGTGGGGTTTCCGAGCGCGATCCGTCTGACGGGGTCGCTGGGCGCGATCAGTAACCGCGGGCTACTGTCCGTGCTGCAGCGGGAACCAGACCACGAGCGACCCCACAACGTGCCCGGCTTCTACACCAACACTGCCAACGTACATACCTCACT ccaccgcactatcCCCCGTATATCGACGGCAGTGGACGCGACGTTACTAGACACGCCTATATCTGGCTTCAACCGCGCCGACCGCTCCCTACACAACGAGATCCGTCGCTCCTTCCACAAGCCCAGCGACAACAACCGACACAACGCCGACACTGGCCGCAGCATGCCCAGGAACCTCAACCTTGCTTCAGCTAACGATATCACGAGGAACATCGAACCAGTCGATGTGGATAC GAGCCAGGCCCGGCTGAGCGGTAGTACAGGATGGCGGGGACGCACGCATAGCGAGGAACAAAACGTGGGCGCTGAGCGGGCCGCAGACCCCGCCCCGCCCGCACCGCATGCACAGCATACACAGCACACTCAGCACACTCAGCACACGCAGCACACGCAGCACAGCCAGCATACTCAGCACAGTGGGCACGCGCGCGGCGCCCACgccccgcccgccgccgcgcccgcgccgcccgcgccgcaaCCCACGCTGCCACTCACCGTCGACAAG CCGTCGTGCGTGTGTAGCTACGAGGGCTCGGCCCCGGGCGCGGAGGACGCGGACGACTACCGCAGCGAGTGCGAGAACTGCAAGTCCGCCAGCAGCTCCAG ATGGGTGCTGGAGGAGGGGTGGGAGGGTGGCGCGCTGTGCGGCGGGGGCACGCAGACGCTgcagcgccgcgcgccgcccgcgcccgcgccgccgcccgccaccGCCACGCTGCCGCAGCCCGTCACCAAGCAACC TCGAACAGTGATGGGTCCCCCGTCTAACTGGGAGAACTGGTTCAACACGATCCCTGACTCCGACTCCGAGTCCGAGGAGGAGTAG
- the LOC118274042 gene encoding uncharacterized protein LOC118274042 isoform X1, protein MMLVKAVLCLSSLHFFSVAAQEQCTDLRGRLISHGLHYVPGPDTCTLCVCDNGLPKVCKAVLCSPPQDCRSFRVGNTCCEFICLDDVVKPAEGAEANVRMAAGGAAAVVLLTVALVVYRVRKQKRRRPPHADDQRSLTSIGYISGSMGYMGGTCETALAAWKPPSNYLPRGEAPPPYDEAIAQCRPDNMRVSNETSYHRTYPATVETMSRPDDVSCAGHGYVNVPRPVTQVTYYIANTQNCYNAPLLQPVHQQDNREPAAMTHHPLAPNMVGFPSAIRLTGSLGAISNRGLLSVLQREPDHERPHNVPGFYTNTANVHTSLHRTIPRISTAVDATLLDTPISGFNRADRSLHNEIRRSFHKPSDNNRHNADTGRSMPRNLNLASANDITRNIEPVDVDTSQARLSGSTGWRGRTHSEEQNVGAERAADPAPPAPHAQHTQHTQHTQHTQHTQHSQHTQHSGHARGAHAPPAAAPAPPAPQPTLPLTVDKPSCVCSYEGSAPGAEDADDYRSECENCKSASSSRWVLEEGWEGGALCGGGTQTLQRRAPPAPAPPPATATLPQPVTKQPRTVMGPPSNWENWFNTIPDSDSESEEE, encoded by the exons atgaTGCTTGTCAAGGCTGTGCTGTGTTTATCGAGTTTACACTTcttca GTGTAGCGGCTCAGGAGCAATGTACAGATTTGCGCGGTCGGTTGATTTCCCACGGACTTCATTATGTGCCTGGCCCAGATACTTGTACTCTGTGCGTTTGTGACAATGGATTGCCCAAAGTGTGCAAGGCGGTCCTATGTTCACCGCCTCAG GATTGCCGATCTTTCCGCGTGGGCAACACATGTTGTGAGTTCATTTGTTTGGACGACGTCGTGAAGCCCGCGGAAGGGGCGGAGGCCAATGTCCGCATGGCGGCCGGGGGCGCAGCCGCCGTAGTCCTCCTGACGGTCGCGCTGGTCGTGTACCGCGTTAGGAAGCAGAAGCGACGCCGCCCACCTCATGCTGATGACCAGAGGAGCTTAACTAGCATTGG ATACATCAGTGGCAGTATGGGCTACATGGGCGGTACGTGTGAGACTGCGCTGGCCGCGTGGAAGCCGCCCAGTAACTATCTGCCTCGAGGAGAAGCGCCGCCACCCTATGACGAAGCCATCGCTCAATGTCGCCCTGATAACATGAG AGTATCGAACGAGACATCATACCACCGCACGTACCCTGCGACGGTGGAGACAATGTCTCGGCCGGACGACGTGTCGTGCGCCGGACACGGATACGTCAACGTACCGCGGCCCGTCACACAGGTCACATATTAT ATCGCCAACACCCAGAACTGCTACAACGCGCCACTGCTGCAGCCAGTGCACCAGCAGGACAACCGCGAGCCTGCCGCCATGACTCACCATCCTCTCGCACCTAACA TGGTGGGGTTTCCGAGCGCGATCCGTCTGACGGGGTCGCTGGGCGCGATCAGTAACCGCGGGCTACTGTCCGTGCTGCAGCGGGAACCAGACCACGAGCGACCCCACAACGTGCCCGGCTTCTACACCAACACTGCCAACGTACATACCTCACT ccaccgcactatcCCCCGTATATCGACGGCAGTGGACGCGACGTTACTAGACACGCCTATATCTGGCTTCAACCGCGCCGACCGCTCCCTACACAACGAGATCCGTCGCTCCTTCCACAAGCCCAGCGACAACAACCGACACAACGCCGACACTGGCCGCAGCATGCCCAGGAACCTCAACCTTGCTTCAGCTAACGATATCACGAGGAACATCGAACCAGTCGATGTGGATAC GAGCCAGGCCCGGCTGAGCGGTAGTACAGGATGGCGGGGACGCACGCATAGCGAGGAACAAAACGTGGGCGCTGAGCGGGCCGCAGACCCCGCCCCGCCCGCACCGCATGCACAGCATACACAGCACACTCAGCACACTCAGCACACGCAGCACACGCAGCACAGCCAGCATACTCAGCACAGTGGGCACGCGCGCGGCGCCCACgccccgcccgccgccgcgcccgcgccgcccgcgccgcaaCCCACGCTGCCACTCACCGTCGACAAG CCGTCGTGCGTGTGTAGCTACGAGGGCTCGGCCCCGGGCGCGGAGGACGCGGACGACTACCGCAGCGAGTGCGAGAACTGCAAGTCCGCCAGCAGCTCCAG ATGGGTGCTGGAGGAGGGGTGGGAGGGTGGCGCGCTGTGCGGCGGGGGCACGCAGACGCTgcagcgccgcgcgccgcccgcgcccgcgccgccgcccgccaccGCCACGCTGCCGCAGCCCGTCACCAAGCAACC TCGAACAGTGATGGGTCCCCCGTCTAACTGGGAGAACTGGTTCAACACGATCCCTGACTCCGACTCCGAGTCCGAGGAGGAGTAG
- the LOC118274042 gene encoding uncharacterized protein LOC118274042 isoform X3 codes for MMLVKAVLCLSSLHFFSVAAQEQCTDLRGRLISHGLHYVPGPDTCTLCVCDNGLPKVCKAVLCSPPQDCRSFRVGNTCCEFICLDDVVKPAEGAEANVRMAAGGAAAVVLLTVALVVYRVRKQKRRRPPHADDQRSLTSIGYISGSMGYMGGTCETALAAWKPPSNYLPRGEAPPPYDEAIAQCRPDNMRVSNETSYHRTYPATVETMSRPDDVSCAGHGYVNVPRPVTQVTYYIANTQNCYNAPLLQPVHQQDNREPAAMTHHPLAPNMVGFPSAIRLTGSLGAISNRGLLSVLQREPDHERPHNVPGFYTNTANVHTSLHRTIPRISTAVDATLLDTPISGFNRADRSLHNEIRRSFHKPSDNNRHNADTGRSMPRNLNLASANDITRNIEPVDVDTSQARLSGSTGWRGRTHSEEQNVGAERAADPAPPAPHAQHTQHTQHTQHTQHTQHSQHTQHSGHARGAHAPPAAAPAPPAPQPTLPLTVDKPSCVCSYEGSAPGAEDADDYRSECENCKSASSSR; via the exons atgaTGCTTGTCAAGGCTGTGCTGTGTTTATCGAGTTTACACTTcttca GTGTAGCGGCTCAGGAGCAATGTACAGATTTGCGCGGTCGGTTGATTTCCCACGGACTTCATTATGTGCCTGGCCCAGATACTTGTACTCTGTGCGTTTGTGACAATGGATTGCCCAAAGTGTGCAAGGCGGTCCTATGTTCACCGCCTCAG GATTGCCGATCTTTCCGCGTGGGCAACACATGTTGTGAGTTCATTTGTTTGGACGACGTCGTGAAGCCCGCGGAAGGGGCGGAGGCCAATGTCCGCATGGCGGCCGGGGGCGCAGCCGCCGTAGTCCTCCTGACGGTCGCGCTGGTCGTGTACCGCGTTAGGAAGCAGAAGCGACGCCGCCCACCTCATGCTGATGACCAGAGGAGCTTAACTAGCATTGG ATACATCAGTGGCAGTATGGGCTACATGGGCGGTACGTGTGAGACTGCGCTGGCCGCGTGGAAGCCGCCCAGTAACTATCTGCCTCGAGGAGAAGCGCCGCCACCCTATGACGAAGCCATCGCTCAATGTCGCCCTGATAACATGAG AGTATCGAACGAGACATCATACCACCGCACGTACCCTGCGACGGTGGAGACAATGTCTCGGCCGGACGACGTGTCGTGCGCCGGACACGGATACGTCAACGTACCGCGGCCCGTCACACAGGTCACATATTAT ATCGCCAACACCCAGAACTGCTACAACGCGCCACTGCTGCAGCCAGTGCACCAGCAGGACAACCGCGAGCCTGCCGCCATGACTCACCATCCTCTCGCACCTAACA TGGTGGGGTTTCCGAGCGCGATCCGTCTGACGGGGTCGCTGGGCGCGATCAGTAACCGCGGGCTACTGTCCGTGCTGCAGCGGGAACCAGACCACGAGCGACCCCACAACGTGCCCGGCTTCTACACCAACACTGCCAACGTACATACCTCACT ccaccgcactatcCCCCGTATATCGACGGCAGTGGACGCGACGTTACTAGACACGCCTATATCTGGCTTCAACCGCGCCGACCGCTCCCTACACAACGAGATCCGTCGCTCCTTCCACAAGCCCAGCGACAACAACCGACACAACGCCGACACTGGCCGCAGCATGCCCAGGAACCTCAACCTTGCTTCAGCTAACGATATCACGAGGAACATCGAACCAGTCGATGTGGATAC GAGCCAGGCCCGGCTGAGCGGTAGTACAGGATGGCGGGGACGCACGCATAGCGAGGAACAAAACGTGGGCGCTGAGCGGGCCGCAGACCCCGCCCCGCCCGCACCGCATGCACAGCATACACAGCACACTCAGCACACTCAGCACACGCAGCACACGCAGCACAGCCAGCATACTCAGCACAGTGGGCACGCGCGCGGCGCCCACgccccgcccgccgccgcgcccgcgccgcccgcgccgcaaCCCACGCTGCCACTCACCGTCGACAAG CCGTCGTGCGTGTGTAGCTACGAGGGCTCGGCCCCGGGCGCGGAGGACGCGGACGACTACCGCAGCGAGTGCGAGAACTGCAAGTCCGCCAGCAGCTCCAGGTAA